From Oreochromis niloticus isolate F11D_XX linkage group LG14, O_niloticus_UMD_NMBU, whole genome shotgun sequence, one genomic window encodes:
- the LOC100692786 gene encoding LOW QUALITY PROTEIN: cholinesterase (The sequence of the model RefSeq protein was modified relative to this genomic sequence to represent the inferred CDS: deleted 1 base in 1 codon), whose product MAANTKSVLLVILLNFLTLSLGTQDDLVISTSDGKIQGKLLSVLGSDVRAFLGIPYGKPPVGKLRFRVPEPVEKWDGVKDATKFPNSCYQMPDLAFPGFKGIEMWNPNTPLSEDCLYLNVWSPRFNKTQPAPLAPVFVWIHGGAFISGTSSLDIYDGRFLSKSESVVVVSMNYRLGAFGFLSLPDNTNIPGNAGLLDQRLALKWVANNIAAFGGDPSKVTLFGESAGSASVGFQLLSPGSQDLFQRAVMQSGSPNAYWATISQTEAWDRSLMLAKLLDCPSSPAAPLEACLQQADLKKISTKQFEVLTQPSLLSLPFTPHVDGNFLPDAVDVLLSTGNFAKKDVMFGLNKDEGTYFVVYGVPGFNITGQSLITRNEFLAGVLLAMDTVNDVTRDAAIFHYTDWMDEDNRMKNRDSLCSLVGDQMFICPVLDFAHRLSQHGGKPFVYLFDHHSSINPWPEWMGAIHGYEIEFVFGMPLNTSLGYTKEEVNMTKKFMKHWANFARTGNPGLEGAKWPVFTVEEQKYVTLNYKHPEEKTMMRAKECQLWSKFIPKVQSMSDKLVSCHNASGIILRCNYLFLLILLVITLTY is encoded by the exons ATGGCTGCAAACACAAAGTCTGTACTTCTTGTTATATTGCTTAATTTTCTGACATTATCACTTGGCACTCAAGATGACCTTGTGATCAGTACTAGCGATGGGAAAATTCAAGGGAAACTGCTTTCTGTGCTGGGTTCGGATGTTAGAGCCTTTCTTGGAATTCCCTATGGAAAACCACCTGTTGGGAAATTAAGATTCCGAGTGCCAGAGCCAGTAGAGAAATGGGATGGTGTGAAGGATGCTACCAAATTTCCAAATTCCTGCTACCAAATGCCTGATCTAGCCTTTCCTG GGTTCAAAGGTATAGAAATGTGGAACCCAAACACTCCTCTGAGTGAGGACTGTCTGTACCTAAATGTCTGGTCGCCACGTTTCAACAAAACGCAGCCTGCACCACTTGCCCCTGTCTTTGTCTGGATTCATGGTGGTGCGTTCATCTCAGGAACATCATCATTGGACATTTACGATGGCCGTTTCCTGAGTAAATCTGAAAGTGTTGTTGTGGTATCAATGAATTACAG ATTGGGAGCATTTGGTTTCCTGTCTCTTCCCGACAACACAAATATCCCGGGTAATGCAGGCCTTTTGGACCAGCGCTTGGCTCTTAAATGGGTTGCAAATAATATTGCAGCTTTTGGTGGTGATCCTTCTAAG GTTACTCTGTTCGGAGAAAGTGCTGGATCTGCATCTGTTGGCTTCCAGCTGCTCTCGCCGGGCAGCCAGGATCTTTTTCAAAGGGCTGTGATGCAGAGTGGCTCTCCCAATGCATACTGGGCCACAATTAGTCAGACTGAGGCCTGGGACAG GTCTCTTATGCTAGCAAAACTGTTGGATTGTCCCTCATCTCCTGCAGCTCCTCTAGAAGCTTGTCTGCAGCAGGCTGAT CTCAAAAAAATCTCAACCAAGCAATTTGAGGTTCTCACTCAACCATCACTATTAAGTCTTCCCTTTACGCCTCATGTTGATGGGAACTTCTTACCAGATGCAGTTGAC GTACTTCTAAGTACTGGTAATTTTGCAAAGAAAGATGTGATGTTTGGCTTAAATAAGGATGAAGGGACATATTTTGTTGTTTATGGAGTCCCCGGATTTAATATCACCGGTCAGAGTCTCATCACTAGAAATGAATTCTTGGCAGGCGTGCTGCTTGCAATGGATACTGTGAATGATGTCACGAGAGATGCAGCCATTTTCCATTACACGGATTGGATGGATGAAGACAACAGGATGAAAAACCGTGACTCTCTATGTAGTCTTGTTGGAGATCAAATGTTCATTTGTCCAGTGCTCGACTTTGCTCACAG GCTCTCTCAACATGGTGGTAAGCCTTTCGTATATTTATTTGATCACCACTCATCAATCAATCCCTGGCCAGAGTGGATGGGTGCTATACATGGGTATGAGATAGAATTTGTATTCGGAATGCCTCTGAATACATCTCTGGGATACACAAAGGAGGAAGTTAATATGACCAAGAAGTTTATGAAACACTGGGCCAACTTTGCTCGTACAGG AAATCCAGGCCTTGAGGGAGCTAAGTGGCCCGTGTTTACTGTTGAAGAGCAGAAGTATGTCACACTGAATTATAAACATCCAGAAGAAAAGACAATGATGAGAGCCAAAGAATGTCAGCTCTGGAGCAAATTTATCCCAAAAGTCCAAAGCATGTCAG